In Natronococcus sp. AD-5, the genomic window CGTCGACGCCGGACTCGAAGGCGAGGGGCACGGCAAACTCCTGTACCACGAGGACTTCGGCGACGTCGGGTACGGAACGAACATCAACGATCCCGCCGCGCACGTCATCGACCTGAACGAGTACGAGCGAACCGACTCCATCGAACTCGGCGAAGAAGGCGGGACGCACTACAAGGCTTACAGTCCGCAGAACGGACTCGCCTACTTCGAGTACGAGGACGTGACGGCCGTCGTCGACACCGAGACCGACGAGGTCGTCGACGAACTCGACGTCGCCGGCGGAATGTACCTCACGCCCGACGAGGAACTGCTCGGCATCATCGGCGAGGACGAGATCCGCTTCTTCGACGCGACGAGCGAGAGCACCGACGAGATCGGCTCCGTCGCGGTCGAGGGCGGTCCGGACGCCCTCGAGTACTACGAGGCCGACGACGGTATCTACGGGTTCACGGCGAACACGATGGACTCGGACGCCGCGGTCATCGACGTCGACGAACTCGAGGAGGTCGACCGGATCGACGCCGGCGACATCGAACGGCCCGAGGACGCCCAGCACCTCCACCGCGAGGGCGTCTCCGGCGACGGCTACTTCTTCACGCCCGCGGAAGCCGACGGGACCGTCGCGGTGATCGACATGGAAGCGCGGGAACTGATCGCCCACGTCCCCGTCGAAGACGGCGTCGCCACCGTCCAGTACGTTCCCGAGTCGGTATGAGCCCGGACGGATCGCTCGAGCGCGGCAACCGACCGGCGCGATACTGGACGCTCGCCGTCCTCGCCGTCGCCCTGCTCGTCCTCGCGAGCGTCGCGACGCCGGTCGCGGCCCACGCCTACTTGAGCGATTCCGATCCGGCGAACGGCGAACAGCTCGAATCGCTGCCCGACGAGATCACCCTGCAGTTCTCGGGTGACGGCGTTCAGGTCGCCGACGTCGCGGTGATCGGTCCCGACGGCGAGGACGTCAGCGGCGACGCCGGCGTCGATCCCGACGACTCACAGACCGTTCGCGCCCCGCTCGAGGAGGACGCCGGCGACGGGATGTACACCGTCGAGTGGGAAATCCTGGCCGACGACGGCCACACGGTCACCGGCTCGTTCTTCTTCAGCGTCGGCGACGAGCCGCTCGACCGCGACGCGGTACTCGAGGCCTACGAGGACGACGAGAGCGCCGACGAGTCGGTCTCTCCGATCGAAACCGCGTCGAAGGGGCTGCTGCTGATCGCGCTCGTCGGGCTGGTCGGCGTTCCCGCGACCGCCGCGATCGCCGTCTACCCGGTCGTCGATCGGTTCGGATCGTCGGGTCGGACGGTCGATCGCCGACTCGCGCAATTGCTCGCCGGCTTCGGCGCACTCCTGTTCGCGGCGGCGCTCGCGCTCGGCCTGGCTCGCGCCGCGTCGCTCGGCCCGCTCTCCGCCGGCACCGTCGCGGAGTTCGTCGGGACGCCGCTCGGACGGGCGTGGCTCGTCCAGCTCGGCCTCGCCGCGCTGCTCGCGGTCGTCCTCGCCGGCGCCGCGTTCGGACGCCTCGGTCGGCGCGTCTGGCTCGGCGCCGCGCTGGTCGGTGCGCTCTGCGTCGGCGCGACGGTCAGCTGGACGAGTCACTCGGCTACGGCGATCGATCGGCTCCAGGGAACGGCGATAGACTTCGCGCACGTCGCGGGCGCGGGCCTGTGGATCGGCGGGCTGGTCGTCCTCTCGCTCGCGGTTCCGCCGCTGCTCCGCGATTCGGCGCCGGACGATCGCGCGGCGATCGCCGCCGGAACGATCCGGCGGTACTCCCTGCTCGCGCTCGCCGGGGTGACCCTCGCGGGCGCGTCGGGGCTCGTCCTCGCCGCGTGGCACGTCCCCGGACTCGAGGCGCTGGGCTCGACGCTGTACGGCGTCGCGCTCTCGACGAAGACGCTGTTGGTCCTGCTGGCGCTCGGCCTGGGTGGGTTCACCCGGGTCGCCCTCCTCCGGCACCTCGAGTCGCCCGCCGAATCCGGACCCCGAGGGCTCCTCGGTCGATTGCTCGGCGGGCGCGCCGAATCCGACGTGCGCGAGGACGGCGGTCGTGCGACGGGATCGATCGCCGCGTTCGTCCGCGCCGTCCGCTTCGAGGTCGGCGTGCTCGTCCTCGTGCTCCTCCTCTCGGGGCTGCTCACCTCGGTTCCGACGGCCGCGGTCGTCGGCGGAGACGACGGCCCCGAGATCGCGACGATCGAGCGCGAGGGTGACGTCGACGTCGAACTGACCGCCGTCCCGGCGAGTGTCGACGACGGCGGAGACGGCACCGGGGACGGAGGTGACGACCGACTGGTGCTTCAGGAGGGCGAGCCGGTTGTGCTCGAGGTCGCGTTCTCCGACGGGAGCGACGAACCCCTGGAATCCGATCGAACGGTTCGGCTGCTCGCGAACTCCGACGCGGGAGAGACGTTCGAGGTCGACCTCGAAGAGACCGAGGATGGAACCTACGCGACCGTGCGGACGCTGCCGGCCGACGGGGACTGGGAACTGCGCGTCACCGGCGAACCCGACGGGGAGTTCGTCAGCGAGTGGTTCGACGCGCACGTCGCTTCCGACGATAGCGGTCACGACCGCGGCGACGGAGACCACGAGCACGGTGAGCACGACGGCGACGACCGCGAAGCCGGGGCGAACGCCGATTCCCCGTTCGCGACCGTGCTCCGCCTGGGATCCGTCGTCGTCGCGGTGATCGGCTCCGTCGCCGTCGCGCTCGAGGCGGTTCGCTTCCGCGACCGCGAGCGGTGACGAACGCGGCCGGGTTCTCGACTCGCGACGGCGCGGCGGCCGTCCGGTCCATCCAATCGCGAACGTTCATTACGGAGGGGTTCGTCCCCCCGTCCATGGGCTTCGACGAGATGGACGTCGACACGATCTGGATGGACGGGGAGTTCGTTGACTGGGACGACGCGCAGATCCACGTGCTCACCCACGGGCTCCACTACGGCAGCGGCATCTTCGAAGGTGCGCGCTGCTACGAAACCGAAGAGGGCCCCGCGATCTTCCGCTGGGAGGAGCACTTAGAGCGGTTCTACCAGTCCGCGAAGCCGTACGAGATGGAGATCGACCACACGGCGGCGGAGCTCACCGACGCGACGCTCGATCTCATCCACCGCCAGGATCTCTCTTCCTGCTACATTCGTCCGATCGCCTTCTACGGCTACAACAGCCTCGGCGTGAGTCCCGGCGACTGTCCGACCCGCACCGCCATCGCCGCCTGGCCGTGGGGCACCTACCTCGGCGAGGACGCCCTCGAGAACGGCATCGACGTGATGGTCTCCTCGTGGCGCAAGCACTCCTCGAGTCAGATCCCGACGAACGCGAAGACGACCGGCCTCTACGTCAACAGCATGCTCGCCGGCGAGGAGGCGCGCCGCAACGGGTACGCCGAGGCGATCGTGCTGAACAAGGAGGGCCACGTCGCCGAAGGCCCCGGCGAGAACATCTTCCTCGTGCGCGACGGCGAGATCTACACGCCCGGCCTCTCCGAGTCGATCCTCGACGGCATCACCCGCGATTCCGTGATCACGCTCGCCGAAGACCTGGGCTACACGGTCCACGACAACGTCTCGATCTCCCGCGGCGAACTCAACACCGCCGACGAACTGTTCTTTACCGGTTCCGCGGCCGAGGTCACCCCCATTCGGAGAGTCGACAACGTCGTCATCGACGACGGCTCGCGCGGCCCCGTCACCGAGGAGATCCAAGCCAGGTTCTTCGAGGTCGTCGAGCGCCGCACCGACGAGTACGACGAGTGGTTCACTTACATATAGACCACCAACCTTTTACTCTGCGCTCTGGCACGGCGGGCGGCAGCGTCGCTGCCGCCCGCCGAGCCGTCGCTCGGTAAAAGGTTGCTCAAAAGCGCTCCTCCTTCCGTTCCGGCCCCTTCGGGGCCTCCACGTCAGTCGTCGGCCCGCTCGCAGCCGCCGGCTGCTCGCGGCGAATTTCGGTGGACAGCCTTCCCTCCTCCGGGTCGTGCGCTCGCCGCATTGCGGCGAGCGCACGCCCAGTCACTGCACCTTTTGTCTCGAGTGCGTTGCCGCGTCAGTCGTCAGTCGTGACCTCGAGTCGCATCTCGTCTCCGTCACGAAGCGCGTATTCGGTCGGTTCGACGCCATCGCCGTTGACGATAAACGCTATTTCGGTGCTGGCGTCGCCCTCGTCGTAGGTCGCTCCGTCGTGCTCGAGAACGTGATCACCGTCGTCGGTCGCGAACGCGAAGTACGGCAGCAGATCGATCGCCTCGGCGA contains:
- a CDS encoding branched-chain amino acid transaminase; the encoded protein is MGFDEMDVDTIWMDGEFVDWDDAQIHVLTHGLHYGSGIFEGARCYETEEGPAIFRWEEHLERFYQSAKPYEMEIDHTAAELTDATLDLIHRQDLSSCYIRPIAFYGYNSLGVSPGDCPTRTAIAAWPWGTYLGEDALENGIDVMVSSWRKHSSSQIPTNAKTTGLYVNSMLAGEEARRNGYAEAIVLNKEGHVAEGPGENIFLVRDGEIYTPGLSESILDGITRDSVITLAEDLGYTVHDNVSISRGELNTADELFFTGSAAEVTPIRRVDNVVIDDGSRGPVTEEIQARFFEVVERRTDEYDEWFTYI
- a CDS encoding beta-propeller fold lactonase family protein, with protein sequence MDRPVKRRRFVQVLGGGLTVGVAGCIGNDGDDDGEADDHDDHDHDDGSGEGSQGLAYAFGPDTIALIDPSAGEVVDEITDGIDGYEYGDAVVTNDGSQLFVIEETLGQVLVIDTEAREIAAEVAMGPDGTHMYYPNDDEMWAHSDAEGTFYVIDTEEHEVVETVDAGLEGEGHGKLLYHEDFGDVGYGTNINDPAAHVIDLNEYERTDSIELGEEGGTHYKAYSPQNGLAYFEYEDVTAVVDTETDEVVDELDVAGGMYLTPDEELLGIIGEDEIRFFDATSESTDEIGSVAVEGGPDALEYYEADDGIYGFTANTMDSDAAVIDVDELEEVDRIDAGDIERPEDAQHLHREGVSGDGYFFTPAEADGTVAVIDMEARELIAHVPVEDGVATVQYVPESV
- a CDS encoding copper resistance CopC/CopD family protein, with product MSPDGSLERGNRPARYWTLAVLAVALLVLASVATPVAAHAYLSDSDPANGEQLESLPDEITLQFSGDGVQVADVAVIGPDGEDVSGDAGVDPDDSQTVRAPLEEDAGDGMYTVEWEILADDGHTVTGSFFFSVGDEPLDRDAVLEAYEDDESADESVSPIETASKGLLLIALVGLVGVPATAAIAVYPVVDRFGSSGRTVDRRLAQLLAGFGALLFAAALALGLARAASLGPLSAGTVAEFVGTPLGRAWLVQLGLAALLAVVLAGAAFGRLGRRVWLGAALVGALCVGATVSWTSHSATAIDRLQGTAIDFAHVAGAGLWIGGLVVLSLAVPPLLRDSAPDDRAAIAAGTIRRYSLLALAGVTLAGASGLVLAAWHVPGLEALGSTLYGVALSTKTLLVLLALGLGGFTRVALLRHLESPAESGPRGLLGRLLGGRAESDVREDGGRATGSIAAFVRAVRFEVGVLVLVLLLSGLLTSVPTAAVVGGDDGPEIATIEREGDVDVELTAVPASVDDGGDGTGDGGDDRLVLQEGEPVVLEVAFSDGSDEPLESDRTVRLLANSDAGETFEVDLEETEDGTYATVRTLPADGDWELRVTGEPDGEFVSEWFDAHVASDDSGHDRGDGDHEHGEHDGDDREAGANADSPFATVLRLGSVVVAVIGSVAVALEAVRFRDRER